One Prosthecobacter vanneervenii genomic window carries:
- a CDS encoding PIN domain-containing protein, translating to MTGLDTNVLVRYLAQDDEPQLRSVLTLLLKKGATFFVPDLVLVETDWVLSTLYEWTPEEVAEAFGRLLNVHNLTFENEGRIRAALRAMRQGADLSDELIIDRCRDMGCKTVATFDKGITKRHPGFAVTPK from the coding sequence ATGACGGGGCTCGATACGAACGTCCTTGTGCGATACCTCGCACAAGATGACGAGCCCCAGCTACGAAGCGTGCTGACTTTACTGCTGAAGAAGGGCGCGACTTTCTTTGTCCCGGATCTCGTTTTGGTCGAAACTGACTGGGTGCTCAGCACACTCTATGAGTGGACGCCAGAAGAAGTCGCTGAAGCATTCGGCCGCCTGCTAAATGTGCACAATCTGACCTTCGAGAACGAGGGCAGAATACGCGCCGCATTGCGTGCTATGCGCCAAGGTGCAGATTTGTCTGACGAACTCATCATTGATCGCTGTCGCGACATGGGTTGCAAGACAGTGGCAACATTTGATAAAGGCATAACAAAACGGCATCCTGGATTTGCCGTGACTCCCAAATAG
- a CDS encoding putative molybdenum carrier protein: MTHPGFKIISGAQTGVDRAALDAALAFGVPCGGWVPAGRRDEDGVIPPDYPVQELKEGGYRQRTIQNLSDADGTLILYFEELEGGTEQTLYRCIKLHRPYVLVDGAEISAERASDLALRFIRSRNISSLNVAGPRGSKRPEGHAYALDVISRLLMKLGFQRQ; the protein is encoded by the coding sequence ATGACGCATCCCGGTTTCAAAATCATATCCGGCGCTCAAACAGGGGTGGACCGGGCTGCACTGGACGCAGCTCTGGCCTTTGGCGTGCCCTGTGGCGGCTGGGTGCCAGCAGGCAGGCGCGACGAGGACGGCGTCATTCCTCCAGATTATCCGGTGCAGGAGCTGAAGGAAGGGGGCTACAGGCAGAGAACCATTCAAAATCTCAGTGATGCCGATGGCACGCTGATTCTGTATTTCGAAGAGCTGGAAGGAGGCACGGAGCAGACGCTCTATCGGTGCATCAAGCTGCATCGCCCTTACGTGCTTGTGGATGGAGCAGAAATCAGCGCCGAGAGAGCCTCTGATCTTGCCCTTCGATTCATCCGCAGCCGTAATATCAGCAGCCTCAACGTCGCTGGTCCGCGTGGCAGCAAACGGCCAGAAGGCCACGCTTACGCGCTAGATGTCATTTCAAGACTGCTCATGAAGCTGGGATTCCAGCGGCAGTGA
- the smc gene encoding chromosome segregation protein SMC, producing the protein MYLKSLTLHGFKSFADKTHFEFHKGVTGIVGPNGCGKSNVVDAIRWVLGETSAKALRGDEMADVIFNGTDKRKPVGLAEVTLTMADCEQSLNVDFNEVALTRRVFRDGRSEYRLNNTVCRLKDIHDLIAGTGIGRAAYSIMAQGQIDMLLSSKPEDRRTVFEEAAGITKFKSQKREALRKLEYTEANLLRVADIIAEVKRQMGTLQRQAAKARRYQALLEDTRLLDTHLAHKQYTEFSGEKSEAENTVRMMTQQIEELQRKLQTAETEAAQTREAYHSLESQISQARQQAQELRSQMQNAEGRIGFNRERNEELEGRLRQNEEQIAANEELLDQARRDLVNADEQLLAIAENIQTRQMAVNEHASQHQNILPERNRLESDRRAIRESIRQFEGQIAASEARAQSLSNQISGDRQRFESLSHDRMTAQQARETSQIEFDELQRNIQELEETRNQLEEKAKDCAREIIERRRQRDALSNELNELQRSLTQRKSRLEIIEQLLQKGEGLSAGTQKVISGLDNPEVYSVGVRGLLASSIEVEPAFITPIEAALKDHLQAVLLTESELAAQIIDRLTDHKMGRAALVPHDFCNLRNAADRELLPAGAITWATDKVRVKTGVQSLLDHLLHNVVIVDDLHTALRMKREMPHLAIATMRGEFITHDGIISGGATKEEGSSTLRREAEVRQLRSEVEALEYQYMEKEDAVNTASTQLEEMQREEVSLREQAQRAREGFSQFQGKMSVVQRALQQATAKLESVEWDQNQIQERMSGSESQIQQLREAVVIAQEQLETSRIREAELETEMESFLRRELESSERLNELRTALALEQSALQSIERQKAPLAMRLQELQAGINRFAEEMNTWRMRIQQNEAESARFEEQIQSQRGTIAAIEEHLQSKTEERAGLFEQVSQLEAQLTQLRQSFNGLNESRNRAEVTLTRVDLRLENLISQVQERYSFHIEAFEPDYHVLMLTIEEQKKNRNRGKKGASSAADSSSQNEGAEAVADDSAEPEAAAEEVEETQVRAVSNRDDDAVDIDDVVIPGQEAEPDWAFVMEVVYELRQKLEGIGPVNLDAIQEFEELEERHNFLDTQHNDLVKSKEELLQVIAKINDTTKTMFVETFEQVRGFFNNNFRELFGPAAKADLMLVDENDPLESGIEIIAKPPGKKLQTISLLSGGERSMTAVALLFSIYQVKPSPFCVLDELDAPLDETNIGRFLKMLDSFIDNSQFIIVTHNKRTMSRADVIYGVTMQEFGVSKPVGVRMTTEDTRTLAKSAQELALEAPNQNKRKKKGADADEAEVAAEGESAAEAPEANAPIQEDLDQEQARLTAIEEQEEQTPAVLV; encoded by the coding sequence ATGTATCTCAAGAGCCTCACCCTTCACGGCTTCAAGTCCTTTGCGGACAAGACCCACTTTGAGTTCCACAAAGGCGTCACCGGCATCGTGGGGCCGAACGGCTGCGGAAAGTCCAACGTGGTGGATGCCATCCGCTGGGTGCTGGGGGAAACCTCCGCCAAGGCGCTGCGTGGCGATGAAATGGCCGACGTCATCTTCAACGGCACCGACAAGCGCAAGCCCGTGGGCCTCGCTGAAGTGACGCTGACCATGGCGGACTGCGAGCAGTCCCTGAACGTGGACTTCAACGAAGTGGCCCTGACCCGCCGCGTCTTCCGCGATGGCCGCAGCGAATACCGCCTGAACAACACCGTCTGCCGCCTCAAAGACATCCACGATCTCATCGCGGGCACCGGCATTGGTCGTGCTGCCTACTCCATCATGGCGCAGGGCCAGATCGACATGCTGCTGAGCTCCAAGCCGGAAGACCGTCGTACCGTTTTCGAAGAAGCAGCGGGCATCACCAAGTTCAAATCCCAGAAGCGCGAAGCTCTCCGCAAGCTGGAATACACCGAGGCCAATCTCCTGCGCGTGGCGGACATCATCGCCGAAGTGAAGCGCCAGATGGGCACGCTGCAGCGCCAGGCCGCCAAGGCCCGCCGCTACCAGGCCCTGCTGGAAGACACCCGACTGCTGGACACCCACCTGGCGCACAAGCAGTACACCGAGTTCAGCGGAGAGAAGTCCGAGGCTGAAAACACGGTGCGCATGATGACGCAGCAGATCGAGGAACTGCAGCGCAAACTGCAAACCGCCGAGACCGAGGCTGCACAAACGCGCGAGGCCTACCACTCTCTGGAATCCCAGATCAGCCAGGCACGCCAGCAGGCGCAGGAGCTGCGCTCGCAGATGCAGAACGCGGAAGGCCGCATCGGATTCAACCGCGAGCGCAATGAGGAGCTGGAAGGCCGCCTGCGCCAGAATGAGGAGCAGATCGCCGCCAATGAAGAGCTGCTGGATCAGGCACGCCGCGATCTCGTGAATGCAGACGAGCAGCTGCTCGCCATCGCCGAAAACATCCAGACGCGCCAGATGGCGGTGAACGAGCACGCCAGCCAGCACCAGAACATCCTGCCAGAGCGCAACCGCCTGGAAAGCGACCGCCGCGCCATCCGCGAGTCCATCCGCCAGTTTGAAGGCCAGATCGCCGCCAGCGAGGCACGCGCGCAGTCTCTCAGCAATCAGATCTCCGGTGACCGCCAGCGCTTTGAATCCCTGTCGCATGACCGCATGACGGCGCAGCAGGCGCGTGAGACGAGCCAGATCGAATTCGACGAACTGCAGCGCAACATCCAGGAACTGGAAGAGACGCGCAACCAGCTCGAAGAAAAGGCCAAGGACTGCGCTCGCGAGATCATCGAGCGCCGCCGCCAGCGCGATGCCCTGAGCAATGAGCTGAACGAACTGCAGCGCAGCCTGACGCAGCGCAAGTCACGCCTGGAGATCATCGAGCAGCTGCTGCAGAAAGGCGAGGGCCTCTCAGCCGGTACGCAGAAGGTCATCAGCGGCTTGGACAATCCCGAGGTGTACTCCGTCGGTGTGCGTGGCCTGCTGGCCAGCAGCATCGAGGTGGAGCCCGCCTTCATCACCCCCATCGAGGCCGCTTTGAAAGACCACCTGCAGGCGGTGCTGCTCACCGAGAGCGAGCTGGCCGCGCAGATCATCGACCGCCTGACGGACCACAAGATGGGCCGCGCCGCACTGGTGCCGCACGATTTCTGCAACCTGCGCAACGCCGCTGACCGCGAGCTGCTGCCCGCAGGTGCCATCACCTGGGCCACGGACAAGGTGCGCGTGAAAACCGGCGTGCAGAGCCTGCTGGACCACCTGCTGCACAATGTGGTGATCGTGGACGACCTGCACACCGCCCTGCGCATGAAGCGCGAGATGCCGCACCTGGCCATCGCCACCATGCGCGGAGAGTTCATCACCCATGATGGTATCATCTCCGGTGGTGCCACCAAGGAGGAGGGCTCCTCCACCCTGCGCCGCGAGGCCGAGGTGCGCCAGCTCCGCTCAGAGGTGGAGGCGCTGGAATACCAGTACATGGAGAAGGAGGACGCTGTAAATACCGCCAGCACGCAGCTGGAGGAAATGCAGCGCGAGGAAGTGTCCCTGCGCGAGCAGGCCCAGCGCGCGCGCGAAGGCTTCTCCCAGTTCCAGGGCAAGATGAGCGTGGTGCAGCGTGCGCTGCAGCAGGCCACCGCCAAGCTGGAAAGCGTGGAGTGGGACCAGAACCAGATCCAGGAGCGCATGAGCGGCTCTGAAAGCCAGATCCAGCAGCTGCGCGAGGCCGTGGTCATCGCCCAGGAGCAGCTGGAAACCTCCCGCATCCGCGAGGCGGAGCTGGAGACGGAGATGGAGTCCTTCCTGCGCCGCGAGCTGGAGTCCAGCGAGCGCCTCAACGAGCTGCGCACCGCGTTGGCCCTGGAGCAGAGCGCCCTGCAGTCCATCGAACGCCAGAAGGCCCCGCTGGCCATGCGCCTGCAGGAGCTGCAGGCGGGCATCAACCGCTTTGCGGAGGAGATGAACACCTGGCGCATGCGGATCCAGCAGAATGAGGCTGAAAGCGCCCGCTTTGAGGAGCAGATCCAGTCCCAGCGCGGCACCATCGCCGCCATCGAGGAGCACCTGCAGTCCAAGACCGAAGAGCGTGCCGGATTGTTTGAACAGGTGAGCCAGCTGGAAGCCCAGCTGACGCAGCTGCGCCAGAGCTTCAACGGCCTCAATGAATCGCGCAACCGCGCCGAGGTCACCCTGACCCGCGTGGACCTGCGTCTGGAAAATCTCATCAGCCAGGTGCAGGAGCGCTACAGCTTCCACATCGAAGCCTTTGAGCCCGACTACCACGTGCTCATGCTCACCATCGAGGAGCAGAAGAAGAACCGCAATCGAGGCAAGAAAGGCGCATCCAGCGCAGCGGACAGCAGCAGCCAGAACGAAGGTGCAGAAGCCGTCGCCGATGACTCTGCCGAGCCCGAAGCCGCAGCCGAGGAAGTCGAGGAAACGCAGGTGCGCGCCGTCTCCAACCGCGACGACGATGCGGTGGACATCGACGACGTCGTCATCCCCGGCCAGGAGGCCGAGCCCGACTGGGCCTTTGTCATGGAGGTGGTCTATGAGCTGCGCCAGAAGCTCGAAGGCATCGGCCCGGTGAACCTCGACGCCATTCAGGAATTTGAAGAACTCGAAGAGCGCCACAACTTCCTCGACACCCAGCACAACGACCTCGTGAAATCCAAGGAGGAGCTGCTGCAGGTCATCGCCAAGATCAACGACACCACAAAGACCATGTTTGTGGAGACCTTTGAGCAGGTGCGCGGCTTCTTTAACAACAACTTCCGCGAGCTCTTCGGCCCCGCTGCCAAGGCCGACCTCATGCTGGTGGATGAAAACGATCCGCTGGAGTCAGGCATCGAAATCATCGCCAAGCCCCCGGGCAAAAAGCTGCAGACCATCAGCCTCCTCTCCGGTGGCGAGCGCAGCATGACCGCCGTAGCCCTGCTCTTCTCCATCTATCAGGTGAAGCCCAGCCCCTTCTGCGTGCTGGACGAGCTCGACGCCCCGCTGGACGAAACCAACATCGGCCGCTTCCTCAAGATGCTGGACAGCTTCATCGACAACTCGCAGTTCATCATCGTGACGCACAACAAGCGCACCATGAGCCGCGCCGATGTGATCTACGGTGTGACGATGCAGGAATTTGGCGTCAGCAAGCCGGTCGGCGTGCGCATGACTACCGAAGACACCCGCACCCTGGCCAAGTCCGCGCAGGAGCTGGCCCTCGAAGCGCCGAACCAGAACAAGCGCAAGAAGAAGGGGGCTGATGCTGATGAGGCAGAGGTTGCCGCCGAAGGCGAATCCGCCGCTGAAGCCCCTGAGGCCAATGCTCCCATCCAGGAAGACCTCGACCAGGAACAGGCCCGCCTGACCGCCATCGAGGAACAGGAGGAGCAGACACCTGCGGTGCTGGTGTAG
- a CDS encoding acyltransferase family protein — protein MTSTFKAEHQIVRVDELDGLRGLLSLWVALAHVFCWTGFWDSVTGPRLLTSSWAGFVEAGAAVDTFIILSGFAISFLIARRQESYGHFIRGRFFRIYPVYLVCLTLGTVAAIFWTPYVLNTAAWRDATVYFEWNRNLSLSETSATAQHAFWHLTLLHGAVPKSVLSDSTGTLLGPAWSVSLEWQYYLVASLLARVVRSGAGVLFLVALNWLCFRFYSTGNPNHAFLLHQLPLFLIGIGSFHLYEAFAASRRERSSLNPILVAVVLSLAFMTRWHAVALTLWALAFGCVFAQGDDLFSRVLSSIRILLRHRWLQRLGQISYPLYLVHWPMIIGFLAVILHWNPQVSSGDALLLLMLLGLPLILLAAVVLHLGIERPLMNWERRMNARA, from the coding sequence ATGACGAGCACATTCAAGGCGGAGCATCAGATCGTTCGTGTGGACGAACTGGATGGACTCAGAGGTCTGCTTTCCTTGTGGGTGGCCCTGGCGCATGTCTTTTGCTGGACAGGGTTCTGGGATTCTGTCACCGGGCCGCGTCTGCTCACAAGCAGCTGGGCAGGATTTGTCGAGGCTGGTGCGGCGGTGGACACCTTCATCATCCTCAGCGGATTTGCCATTTCGTTTCTGATCGCCCGACGCCAGGAGTCCTACGGGCACTTCATTCGAGGGCGTTTCTTTCGCATTTACCCCGTCTATCTTGTCTGCCTGACCCTGGGCACGGTGGCTGCCATTTTTTGGACTCCCTATGTGCTGAACACTGCCGCGTGGCGGGATGCGACTGTTTATTTCGAGTGGAACCGCAACCTTTCTCTGAGCGAGACCTCCGCGACCGCCCAGCATGCATTCTGGCATTTGACGCTGTTGCACGGTGCCGTTCCGAAATCGGTGCTCAGCGACAGCACCGGGACTCTGCTCGGGCCTGCATGGAGTGTCTCGCTGGAGTGGCAGTATTATCTTGTGGCCTCGCTGCTCGCCAGAGTGGTTCGTTCGGGTGCTGGGGTGCTGTTTCTCGTGGCGCTGAACTGGCTCTGTTTTCGTTTCTACAGCACTGGCAATCCCAATCATGCTTTTCTGCTGCATCAGCTTCCTCTTTTTCTCATCGGGATCGGGAGCTTCCATCTGTATGAGGCTTTTGCCGCCTCCCGGCGTGAACGATCCAGCCTCAACCCCATTCTTGTGGCTGTGGTGCTTTCCCTGGCATTCATGACACGCTGGCACGCAGTCGCGCTCACTCTTTGGGCGCTGGCTTTTGGATGTGTTTTTGCACAGGGAGATGATTTGTTTTCCCGGGTGCTTTCCTCGATTCGTATCTTGCTGCGCCATCGCTGGTTGCAGCGGCTGGGGCAGATTTCTTATCCGCTGTATCTCGTGCACTGGCCCATGATCATCGGCTTTCTGGCCGTGATATTGCATTGGAATCCCCAGGTTTCATCCGGCGACGCCCTGCTCCTCCTGATGTTACTTGGCCTGCCTTTGATCCTGCTTGCGGCGGTGGTGCTGCATCTGGGCATTGAGCGCCCCCTGATGAACTGGGAGCGGCGGATGAATGCCAGGGCATAG
- the prmC gene encoding peptide chain release factor N(5)-glutamine methyltransferase, protein MKLILEIIQSGTAYLEKRKIEEARLNMEHLLAHVLHCRRLDLYLRFGESVPEPDLVKLRDLLKRRGEGEPLQHLLGTVEFCGHEFVSDHRALIPRPETETLVEMILKKCPSAPARVLDMATGSGCIGLSLAKAWPLSEVVLADISEDALDLARLNASRLGCNVKFLRSDLFEKITGTFDVIAANLPYIPTAEIPTLSAEVQRDPILALDGGPDGLRIVERFLKDALAHLNTGALIALELGHDQGAPVVTLCTELGYLNASTAADLAGIHRFVFAVAPQRVVPEEAVAEIDEVAGIE, encoded by the coding sequence ATGAAGCTCATCCTTGAAATCATCCAGTCCGGCACCGCCTACCTGGAGAAGCGCAAGATCGAGGAAGCCCGGTTGAACATGGAGCACCTGCTGGCCCATGTGCTGCACTGCCGCAGGCTGGATCTGTATCTGCGCTTTGGCGAATCCGTGCCCGAGCCCGATCTGGTAAAACTGCGCGACCTGCTGAAGCGCCGTGGGGAAGGGGAGCCGCTGCAGCACCTGTTGGGCACCGTGGAATTCTGCGGCCACGAATTCGTGAGCGACCACCGTGCGCTCATCCCACGCCCGGAGACGGAGACGCTGGTGGAGATGATTTTGAAAAAATGCCCCAGCGCGCCCGCTCGTGTGCTGGACATGGCCACCGGCTCCGGCTGCATCGGCCTCAGCCTCGCCAAAGCCTGGCCGCTGAGCGAGGTGGTGCTGGCAGACATCAGCGAAGACGCTCTGGATCTCGCCCGGCTCAATGCCTCGCGTCTGGGCTGCAACGTGAAGTTTCTGCGCAGCGATCTCTTTGAAAAAATCACCGGCACCTTTGACGTCATCGCCGCCAATCTGCCCTACATCCCCACCGCTGAAATCCCCACGCTCAGCGCCGAAGTGCAGCGCGATCCCATCCTCGCCCTCGATGGCGGCCCGGACGGCCTGCGCATCGTGGAGCGTTTTCTGAAGGATGCCCTCGCTCATCTCAACACCGGTGCGCTCATCGCCCTCGAATTGGGCCACGATCAAGGTGCTCCCGTGGTCACCCTCTGCACCGAGCTGGGCTACCTGAATGCCAGCACTGCGGCAGATCTGGCAGGCATTCACCGCTTTGTGTTTGCGGTGGCACCGCAGAGGGTGGTGCCAGAAGAGGCAGTTGCCGAGATCGATGAGGTAGCTGGAATAGAGTAA
- a CDS encoding LVIVD repeat-containing protein — translation MRCFARPLCFLLMMFLAAQAYAQHASTPIQRPGPEFGEELQTEALHLGDTMDVAVAGDHVFAIGKGELRILSNARVGKPALIGKLEGLGNTRQIAISRGHAFITSREDGMFIVDVREPSGPRLVHHYDTAELATAVAVSGDVAAVGNRFAGIELLDVSHPEQPRHLSTIRCGEVQSLVFHGTWLCAGTWSEKTVAVIDARDPWKPALVKMVPLDGKGDGLDVSGNMLAVATGHHARTKGIPKPGGAAYGSGHGVEFFDITNPADPQRLSGVKFPPFYRLGMDMWGVVLAGGHAFVNDTHNGFFLIDVRDPAKPRNIGWTQLPKIKGDPSPVAGLAVAQGRVFLAGGFDDLHLVETGIRDAEPVLTEGGLQVPKQPAEVSAHGLPKYVVEGSIRSVVPWKDDLLLVAAGSAGWHIVRQTSAGFEPVSQHPTRGFARDVAFEGDHVFVAESLGGLSIWQKQPSGGLQRLGAYEVPGKSIHQVVLADEGRIAFLAVGANALHVIKISHDGKTELVMPPVMNTGLFYRDPISPLSADGRRVLVQWHVTGLHEFIIENGTVKRGSWTFPHAMDTECGATPWQDAWLATSHRGFFTLAEGETRPAEKIGLLKPADRIFPGKPSLSNATLYIADPFLGDVSAFDMSDAANPKLTAELHLTGHPGRVVVHQGHALIPAGREGLLLWNR, via the coding sequence GGGGCCGGAATTTGGTGAGGAGTTGCAGACCGAGGCATTGCATCTCGGTGACACGATGGACGTGGCCGTTGCGGGTGACCATGTGTTTGCCATTGGCAAAGGCGAGCTGCGCATCCTCTCGAATGCCCGTGTGGGCAAACCGGCCTTGATTGGAAAACTGGAAGGACTCGGCAACACGCGGCAGATCGCGATCTCTCGCGGACACGCGTTTATCACGTCTCGCGAGGATGGGATGTTCATCGTGGATGTGCGCGAGCCATCCGGACCGAGACTTGTCCATCATTATGACACAGCGGAGCTGGCCACGGCAGTGGCGGTGTCGGGAGATGTCGCGGCGGTTGGGAACCGGTTTGCTGGCATCGAGCTGCTGGATGTTTCGCATCCTGAGCAGCCAAGGCACCTCTCAACGATCCGCTGTGGAGAGGTGCAGTCGCTCGTGTTTCATGGCACGTGGCTCTGTGCGGGCACATGGTCGGAGAAAACGGTGGCGGTGATCGATGCGCGCGATCCGTGGAAGCCTGCGCTGGTGAAAATGGTGCCTCTGGATGGCAAGGGCGATGGTCTCGATGTCAGCGGCAACATGCTCGCAGTGGCCACCGGCCATCATGCGCGCACAAAGGGCATTCCCAAACCCGGCGGTGCAGCTTATGGCAGCGGACATGGGGTGGAGTTCTTTGACATCACGAATCCCGCAGATCCGCAGCGTCTTTCCGGCGTGAAGTTTCCTCCGTTCTACCGGCTCGGCATGGACATGTGGGGCGTGGTGCTTGCGGGCGGGCACGCTTTCGTGAATGACACGCACAACGGCTTCTTCCTCATCGACGTGCGCGATCCCGCGAAGCCGCGAAACATCGGCTGGACGCAGCTCCCCAAAATCAAAGGCGATCCCAGCCCCGTGGCAGGCCTCGCCGTCGCTCAAGGTCGAGTTTTTCTCGCAGGCGGCTTCGATGACCTGCATCTCGTGGAGACGGGAATCCGCGATGCTGAACCCGTTTTGACTGAAGGTGGACTGCAGGTGCCCAAACAACCCGCCGAAGTCTCTGCGCACGGTTTGCCAAAGTACGTCGTCGAGGGCTCGATTCGCAGCGTCGTTCCATGGAAAGACGACTTGCTGCTGGTGGCGGCCGGATCGGCTGGCTGGCATATCGTGCGGCAAACAAGCGCGGGCTTTGAGCCGGTCTCGCAGCACCCCACACGAGGGTTTGCACGCGATGTGGCCTTTGAGGGCGATCATGTTTTCGTTGCGGAATCCCTTGGCGGGCTGTCCATCTGGCAAAAGCAGCCATCTGGCGGCTTGCAGCGCCTAGGAGCCTACGAAGTGCCCGGCAAGTCCATCCATCAGGTCGTGCTCGCGGATGAAGGGCGCATTGCCTTCCTCGCGGTGGGAGCCAATGCACTGCACGTCATCAAGATCTCCCATGACGGCAAAACAGAGCTCGTCATGCCTCCAGTGATGAACACCGGTCTGTTTTACCGCGATCCCATCTCGCCGCTCTCCGCCGATGGCCGCCGCGTGCTGGTGCAATGGCATGTGACCGGGCTGCACGAGTTCATCATCGAAAACGGCACCGTGAAACGCGGCAGCTGGACTTTCCCGCACGCGATGGACACCGAATGCGGAGCCACCCCCTGGCAAGACGCCTGGCTCGCCACTTCGCACCGGGGTTTCTTCACTCTCGCTGAAGGTGAAACTCGCCCCGCCGAGAAAATAGGCCTGCTCAAGCCTGCAGACCGTATTTTCCCCGGCAAGCCGAGCCTCTCGAACGCCACGCTGTACATCGCTGATCCTTTCCTGGGCGATGTGTCTGCCTTTGACATGTCTGACGCCGCGAATCCCAAGCTCACAGCCGAACTCCATCTCACAGGCCATCCCGGCCGGGTGGTTGTGCACCAAGGCCACGCCCTGATTCCCGCCGGACGCGAAGGGTTGCTGTTGTGGAACCGTTAA
- a CDS encoding AbrB/MazE/SpoVT family DNA-binding domain-containing protein — protein sequence MTYSSTLTSKNQTTLPKAVVHLLGATPSSILAYEILEDGKVLLTAKSATFKDIADTFPKKKATKPISIEDMKRAVAQGAAKRFKKAVK from the coding sequence ATGACATACTCCTCCACTTTGACGTCGAAAAATCAGACCACCCTGCCCAAGGCCGTCGTTCATTTGCTAGGCGCCACGCCTTCATCGATCCTCGCCTATGAAATTCTGGAAGACGGCAAGGTTCTGCTCACAGCCAAATCTGCGACTTTCAAGGACATCGCCGACACCTTTCCGAAGAAAAAAGCAACCAAACCTATCAGCATTGAAGACATGAAAAGAGCCGTCGCCCAAGGTGCTGCAAAACGTTTTAAGAAAGCTGTAAAATGA
- a CDS encoding 5-formyltetrahydrofolate cyclo-ligase, giving the protein MTDKATLRQTLRERLRALEEPTRADASARISTQILRYVGNDRAGQTWALFGGLRNEPDLVTHLLPGLLARGVRVCFFHIEKEELQPRVVRSAEDLKRGTMNVWEPQEHCTPVQVAELDVILVPGLAFTRTGARLGRGGGYYDRLLARPECRARRLAVAFEMQIINDIPCEAHDQRVVQIITESGLIEAVAS; this is encoded by the coding sequence ATGACAGACAAAGCCACGCTGCGCCAAACTCTGCGCGAGCGCCTGCGTGCGCTGGAGGAACCCACGCGCGCTGATGCCAGTGCCAGGATCTCCACGCAGATCCTGCGCTATGTGGGGAATGATCGCGCTGGCCAGACCTGGGCGCTGTTTGGTGGTCTGCGCAATGAGCCCGATCTCGTGACGCATCTGCTGCCCGGGCTGCTCGCACGCGGTGTGCGCGTGTGCTTTTTCCACATCGAGAAAGAAGAGCTGCAACCGCGTGTGGTGCGCTCAGCGGAGGATCTCAAACGTGGCACGATGAATGTGTGGGAGCCGCAGGAGCATTGCACGCCGGTGCAGGTGGCGGAGCTGGATGTCATTCTGGTGCCCGGGCTGGCATTCACACGCACAGGAGCGCGTCTCGGGCGCGGCGGTGGTTATTACGACCGCCTGCTGGCTCGGCCGGAGTGCCGCGCGCGACGTCTCGCCGTGGCGTTTGAGATGCAGATCATCAATGACATTCCGTGCGAAGCCCACGACCAGCGTGTGGTGCAAATCATCACGGAATCCGGCTTGATCGAGGCCGTGGCGTCTTGA